A single window of Hyphomicrobiales bacterium DNA harbors:
- a CDS encoding conserved hypothetical protein (Evidence 4 : Unknown function but conserved in other organisms), giving the protein MPYEVSPEHAIPASREPAIAKLLRGTIDLHCHSGPSLMPRALDSAQALLEAADVGMRAMLVKDHFYAAAPLVLQLQALFADRGVRLLSGVPLNNASGGFNAFAVAHGLNLGARYIWMPTLSAANHVAYERGKLDPKGNFPKPTRSMPPVDPLTVLGSDGAIKDEVKPILDLIAAHDAVLSSGHLNIKEIWPLFEEAKARGIRRMVVNHPTYIIGASLADIRQLANMGAFIEHSIGMYVPVTTEGNNRGEELRDAITAGTIRRTLFGSDLGQRGNGHPVLGFRHILNMLLDLGYSDADIRAMTSTNAAELVGLDDP; this is encoded by the coding sequence ATGCCCTATGAAGTCTCGCCGGAGCACGCCATTCCCGCGTCGCGGGAGCCCGCTATTGCAAAGCTTTTGCGAGGGACGATCGATTTGCATTGCCACAGCGGGCCGTCGTTGATGCCGCGCGCGCTGGACAGTGCGCAGGCCCTGTTGGAGGCGGCCGATGTCGGCATGCGGGCGATGCTGGTGAAAGACCACTTTTACGCCGCGGCGCCCCTCGTCCTGCAATTGCAGGCGCTATTCGCAGATCGTGGCGTGCGCTTGCTATCAGGCGTCCCCCTGAACAATGCCTCAGGCGGGTTCAATGCCTTCGCGGTCGCGCACGGGCTCAACCTCGGCGCACGTTACATATGGATGCCGACACTCTCGGCTGCCAACCACGTCGCTTATGAGCGGGGCAAGCTGGATCCCAAAGGCAATTTCCCAAAGCCGACGCGATCGATGCCGCCTGTCGACCCCCTGACCGTTCTCGGATCTGACGGCGCCATCAAAGACGAGGTCAAGCCCATTCTGGATCTGATCGCGGCGCATGACGCCGTCCTATCCTCCGGCCATCTCAATATCAAAGAGATCTGGCCGCTGTTTGAGGAAGCGAAGGCGCGCGGTATCCGCCGCATGGTCGTCAATCATCCGACCTATATCATCGGCGCCTCGCTGGCGGATATTCGCCAGCTCGCAAATATGGGCGCCTTCATCGAGCATTCTATCGGTATGTATGTTCCGGTGACGACCGAAGGCAACAACCGGGGCGAAGAGCTCCGGGACGCCATCACCGCAGGGACTATCCGCCGGACGCTCTTCGGCTCGGACCTAGGGCAGCGAGGCAATGGGCATCCCGTCCTGGGCTTTCGCCACATCCTGAACATGTTGCTCGATCTAGGTTATTCGGACGCGGATATTCGCGCGATGACATCGACGAATGCCGCCGAACTCGTGGGCCTCGATGACCCCTAA
- a CDS encoding GntR family transcriptional regulator has translation MTTGITRRPKDLRQEVVAPLHHQVYVVLRQQIVDGDYPAGKALPSEHRLEELFKVSRITVRRALDRLAAEGLIVRRHGKGNFAQPVITPPPIDTSLRGMLENLLAMGLKTRVDLIEFDYVPATVEIAARLELEPGAIVQRAVRVRRHEDTPFSFLTTHVPEAVGRNYEADQLLERPLLSLFEKAGVTVARADQTITAKLADTRVAPLLDVDIGAPLLGIRRVVRDEKGDPIEFLEALYRPDIYEYQMSMTRRGKKHEFIWSDNDSTNQ, from the coding sequence ATGACGACCGGCATCACCAGGCGGCCGAAAGACTTGCGGCAGGAGGTTGTGGCTCCACTGCATCATCAAGTCTATGTCGTCCTGAGGCAACAGATCGTCGACGGTGATTACCCTGCGGGCAAAGCATTGCCCTCCGAGCACCGGCTTGAGGAATTGTTCAAAGTCTCCCGCATCACGGTGAGGCGCGCCCTCGATCGCCTGGCCGCGGAAGGACTGATCGTACGTCGTCATGGCAAGGGCAACTTTGCTCAGCCCGTCATCACGCCGCCGCCGATCGACACCAGCCTGCGCGGCATGCTTGAAAACCTGCTTGCCATGGGCCTCAAGACGAGAGTTGACCTGATAGAGTTCGACTATGTACCGGCCACGGTCGAGATTGCCGCGCGGCTCGAACTGGAACCCGGCGCGATCGTGCAACGCGCGGTACGCGTCAGGCGCCATGAAGACACGCCCTTTTCATTCCTCACGACCCATGTGCCCGAAGCTGTGGGGCGTAACTACGAAGCTGACCAATTACTTGAAAGGCCGTTGCTGAGCCTTTTTGAGAAAGCGGGTGTCACGGTGGCGCGCGCAGACCAGACCATCACCGCGAAGCTCGCTGACACGCGGGTGGCGCCCCTGCTCGATGTCGATATTGGGGCCCCATTGCTCGGCATCCGGCGCGTCGTGCGCGACGAGAAGGGCGATCCCATCGAATTTCTGGAGGCGCTTTACCGACCTGATATTTATGAATACCAGATGTCGATGACTCGCAGAGGCAAGAAGCATGAATTCATCTGGTCCGACAATGATTCAACAAACCAGTAG
- a CDS encoding NAD(P)-dependent dehydrogenase (Short-subunit alcohol dehydrogenase family) produces the protein MQGVSDMTSITSLADRRLLVTGAGSGIGLAFLRLALADGAHCVALVRDAAEGEAIRRQEGLADLPSERIIAADLTQFERSSEWVQVAVGLLGGLDGLVSCAGIFDHRPGLETGLADWQRVLDINLTAGFTLARDSALAMDSGAPSAITFVSSQIGMIGHPRAAAYAASKAGLNGLTKALALELAPRGVRVNAVAPGPITTPMTAVARADTARAEKLVGTIPLGRFGEATEVAETLRFLTSAGASFITGQILCVDGGVTAA, from the coding sequence ATGCAAGGGGTGTCGGACATGACAAGTATTACAAGTTTGGCTGACCGTCGCCTGCTTGTTACAGGTGCCGGTTCAGGCATCGGGCTAGCGTTCCTTCGGCTGGCACTCGCGGATGGCGCGCATTGCGTCGCGCTGGTGCGCGATGCCGCAGAAGGCGAGGCCATTCGGCGCCAGGAAGGCCTCGCCGATCTCCCTTCAGAGCGCATCATCGCCGCCGATCTGACCCAATTCGAGCGGTCCAGTGAGTGGGTGCAGGTCGCGGTCGGCCTTCTCGGCGGTCTTGATGGCCTCGTTTCATGTGCCGGCATTTTCGATCATCGGCCAGGGCTCGAGACCGGCTTGGCCGACTGGCAGCGCGTGCTCGACATCAACCTCACGGCCGGGTTCACCTTGGCGCGGGACAGCGCGCTTGCGATGGATTCCGGTGCGCCCAGCGCGATAACCTTCGTATCGAGCCAGATCGGCATGATCGGGCATCCGCGCGCAGCCGCCTATGCCGCCTCGAAGGCTGGCCTGAACGGCCTCACCAAGGCCCTCGCTCTCGAACTTGCGCCGCGCGGCGTGCGTGTGAATGCCGTTGCGCCCGGCCCCATCACGACACCGATGACGGCGGTGGCAAGAGCGGACACGGCACGCGCCGAAAAACTCGTGGGCACCATTCCGCTTGGGCGCTTCGGAGAAGCAACCGAGGTGGCCGAAACATTACGCTTTCTCACCTCCGCGGGCGCCTCCTTCATCACCGGACAAATACTGTGTGTGGATGGAGGCGTGACGGCTGCTTGA
- a CDS encoding Carboxymuconolactone decarboxylase family protein translates to MTTPLDLTELLSGIRAKRGYLLPHHGLMAITAPALLDAYDAAYTAMALDDRVLSHHDREFVWLAILIATDEAIATHHIAKFKAAGGTDEEVEVILTVTALALGFESYRFVAKNWLIHLPACDPRAIYLRALRTAAANVPMRLVHMAAAAVFVCKAGWDAVALQIVAAYEDAVPELDLAEAVSLTMFPGSVPHFVEAARVWRELIVEGKVPASQMFRDWADMSGQGGFDEASRTAR, encoded by the coding sequence ATGACTACGCCTCTCGATTTGACTGAGCTTCTGTCCGGCATTCGTGCCAAGCGCGGCTATCTGCTGCCGCATCATGGACTGATGGCGATTACCGCGCCGGCGTTGCTCGATGCTTATGACGCCGCCTATACCGCGATGGCCCTCGATGACCGGGTCTTGAGCCATCACGATCGCGAGTTTGTCTGGCTTGCGATCCTGATCGCGACCGATGAGGCGATCGCCACCCACCACATCGCCAAGTTCAAGGCAGCTGGCGGAACGGATGAGGAGGTGGAGGTCATCCTGACGGTGACCGCGCTCGCACTCGGCTTCGAATCCTACCGCTTCGTTGCAAAGAACTGGCTTATCCATCTGCCCGCCTGCGATCCGCGGGCGATTTACCTGCGCGCACTGCGCACCGCGGCGGCCAACGTCCCGATGCGCCTCGTCCATATGGCTGCGGCGGCTGTCTTCGTCTGCAAGGCGGGTTGGGATGCCGTCGCCCTGCAGATCGTTGCCGCCTATGAGGATGCGGTTCCGGAGCTCGATCTGGCGGAAGCCGTCTCGCTGACGATGTTCCCTGGCAGTGTGCCGCATTTCGTGGAGGCTGCGCGCGTATGGCGGGAGCTGATTGTCGAGGGCAAAGTACCAGCCTCCCAGATGTTTCGTGACTGGGCTGATATGTCGGGCCAGGGCGGTTTTGACGAAGCAAGTCGCACCGCGCGTTGA
- the betA gene encoding Oxygen-dependent choline dehydrogenase: MGFDFIIVGAGSAGCVLANRLSADPRHRVLLLEAGGRDWNPLFRVPLMTGVLLRSRYANWFYRTEPEPHLNNRELFWPRGRVLGGSSAINGMVYTRGTRLDYDAWAQMGLPEWSFDKVLPAFMRSESYQPGANAFHGGTGPLPISRPNTPNPLFDAFVAAGQQAGYPFNLDFNGETQEGFGRYDFTTKNGERWSAARAFLGPARQRPNLVIRTDARLLKVIVENGRATGVEILAGRERQSIRAERDVILSCGTVNSPAALMHSGIGDADLLHRHNIPVVRDLKGVGKNLQDHLLARVEHACLEPVTLYSTLRGDRAALALLRAIFLKNGPAASFPLEGGAFFKSDPALDEPDLQSHFLPGLSTAALRLPFLAKASGRYDGHGFFANVYQLRPNSRGEITIGSADPLAAPRIKPNYLSDPADLRVLREGVKALRRVFAQPAFDRFRGPELAPGPDIVSDTDIEHWLRGIADTVFHPVGSCRMGTDDLAVVDQHLKVRGIAGLRVVDASIMPRMPSSNTHAPTMMIAERASDFILGEAS, encoded by the coding sequence GTGGGATTCGATTTTATCATCGTTGGCGCTGGCTCGGCCGGCTGCGTCCTTGCCAACCGCCTGTCCGCCGATCCCCGCCATCGCGTGCTTCTCCTGGAGGCAGGCGGACGAGATTGGAATCCCCTTTTCCGCGTTCCGCTGATGACCGGTGTCTTACTGCGCAGTCGCTATGCCAACTGGTTCTACCGCACGGAACCGGAACCTCATCTCAACAACCGAGAGCTGTTCTGGCCGCGCGGGCGCGTACTTGGCGGCTCGTCAGCCATCAATGGCATGGTGTATACCCGTGGCACGCGGCTGGACTACGATGCGTGGGCTCAGATGGGCTTGCCGGAGTGGTCGTTCGACAAGGTCTTGCCCGCTTTCATGCGCAGCGAGAGCTACCAGCCAGGCGCCAATGCCTTCCATGGTGGCACCGGGCCGCTGCCCATCTCGCGGCCGAACACACCCAACCCCTTGTTCGATGCCTTTGTTGCCGCTGGGCAGCAAGCCGGCTACCCGTTCAATCTCGATTTTAACGGTGAAACGCAGGAAGGCTTTGGCCGGTACGATTTCACCACGAAGAATGGGGAGCGTTGGAGCGCAGCGCGCGCCTTCCTTGGCCCTGCGCGGCAACGGCCCAATCTCGTGATTCGAACGGATGCGCGCCTCCTGAAGGTCATCGTAGAGAACGGACGTGCGACAGGAGTCGAGATCCTGGCCGGTCGTGAGCGGCAATCGATCCGTGCTGAGCGGGATGTCATTCTGTCCTGCGGCACGGTGAACTCTCCCGCCGCGCTGATGCATTCCGGCATCGGCGACGCGGATCTACTTCACCGCCACAACATTCCCGTCGTGCGGGACCTCAAAGGCGTGGGCAAAAACCTGCAAGACCACCTTCTGGCCAGGGTGGAGCATGCGTGCCTTGAGCCCGTCACGCTTTACAGCACCTTGCGCGGCGATCGCGCGGCGCTGGCCCTTCTCAGGGCCATTTTTCTCAAGAATGGGCCGGCGGCCTCCTTCCCGCTTGAAGGCGGCGCCTTCTTCAAGTCAGATCCCGCACTCGACGAGCCGGACCTGCAGTCGCATTTCCTCCCGGGCCTCTCAACTGCGGCCCTGAGATTGCCGTTCCTGGCCAAGGCCAGCGGTCGCTACGACGGTCACGGCTTTTTCGCCAATGTCTATCAGTTGCGCCCCAATAGCCGCGGTGAGATCACGATTGGCAGCGCCGATCCACTCGCCGCGCCGCGGATCAAGCCCAATTACCTCTCCGATCCGGCTGATCTGCGCGTGTTACGCGAGGGCGTCAAGGCGCTGCGCCGTGTCTTCGCCCAGCCGGCTTTCGACCGCTTCCGGGGGCCAGAGCTCGCTCCGGGACCGGATATCGTCTCAGACACCGATATCGAGCACTGGCTCCGGGGTATCGCCGACACCGTCTTCCACCCGGTCGGAAGTTGCCGGATGGGCACGGATGATCTGGCCGTCGTTGACCAGCATCTCAAGGTGCGTGGCATCGCAGGATTGCGTGTGGTCGACGCATCCATCATGCCGCGCATGCCGTCTTCCAACACACATGCGCCAACGATGATGATCGCCGAGCGTGCGAGCGATTTCATCCTCGGAGAGGCGTCGTGA
- a CDS encoding 3-oxoacyl-(acyl-carrier protein) reductase yields the protein MQHSAERPLSGQVALVTGGARGIGAAVCQALAQDGATVYAADLLSCEETVAAIAEAGGLAHARKLDVSDREACVALADEIVAAEQRLGILVCNAGICPPGTVTGDWEQWDRVIDVNVNGTQACIAACWPHMIARGYGRIVLVSSMAYYQGGVIVGTEYSASKGAVAAMARHVARNGGPHGILCNAVAPGVIATDMTASFSKPDPQAIPLRRVGTAEDVAGPVRFLCGPYSAYMTGTILNVTGGIVLAA from the coding sequence ATGCAGCATTCGGCGGAACGCCCGCTTTCAGGGCAGGTTGCGCTTGTCACGGGCGGCGCGCGTGGGATCGGGGCGGCGGTCTGTCAAGCTCTCGCGCAGGATGGGGCGACCGTCTATGCGGCGGACTTGTTGTCCTGTGAAGAAACCGTGGCTGCGATTGCCGAGGCGGGCGGCCTGGCGCATGCGCGCAAACTCGACGTCTCCGATCGTGAAGCCTGCGTCGCTCTCGCCGATGAAATCGTGGCGGCCGAGCAGCGTCTCGGTATACTTGTCTGCAATGCGGGGATCTGCCCTCCGGGTACGGTGACGGGCGACTGGGAGCAGTGGGATCGCGTCATCGATGTGAACGTAAACGGGACGCAGGCCTGTATCGCCGCCTGCTGGCCGCACATGATCGCGCGGGGCTATGGGCGTATTGTCCTGGTGAGTTCGATGGCCTATTATCAGGGCGGTGTCATTGTAGGCACGGAGTATTCCGCATCGAAAGGTGCGGTTGCGGCAATGGCCCGGCATGTTGCCCGTAATGGTGGTCCGCACGGAATACTTTGCAATGCTGTAGCACCTGGCGTGATCGCAACAGACATGACTGCCAGTTTCTCCAAGCCTGATCCGCAAGCTATCCCTCTACGGCGCGTTGGAACGGCCGAGGATGTTGCGGGGCCGGTGCGCTTCCTGTGCGGGCCCTATTCAGCCTACATGACCGGTACTATTTTGAATGTCACGGGCGGCATCGTACTCGCGGCGTGA
- a CDS encoding conserved hypothetical protein (Evidence 4 : Unknown function but conserved in other organisms), translating to MSMDHVAAKVAIEADERLLAKLALGADTLHVLGRDLLARAPAPLCAKIVLGRRTVLMLAQDGTGFDNERFLDLKINTVFNCGHSSLWWFHHLRATGRTLADVGWADQKAVIDMGGGVPLFAGAQLVGALAVSGLPHEDDHALIMESVRRMIEA from the coding sequence ATGAGCATGGATCACGTGGCTGCCAAGGTCGCAATCGAGGCTGACGAGCGTCTACTGGCAAAGCTGGCGCTCGGCGCGGATACGCTGCATGTGCTCGGCCGGGATTTGCTGGCGCGTGCGCCGGCCCCGTTATGTGCGAAAATTGTGTTGGGGCGCCGCACTGTCCTGATGCTCGCCCAGGATGGCACGGGTTTCGACAACGAACGTTTCCTCGATCTTAAGATCAATACCGTGTTCAATTGCGGGCATAGTTCGCTCTGGTGGTTCCATCACCTGCGCGCGACTGGCCGTACGCTTGCGGATGTCGGGTGGGCAGATCAAAAAGCTGTCATCGACATGGGCGGTGGTGTCCCGCTTTTCGCCGGGGCGCAGCTTGTGGGTGCGCTTGCCGTGTCAGGGCTGCCTCATGAGGATGACCACGCTTTGATTATGGAGTCCGTACGCCGGATGATCGAGGCTTGA
- a CDS encoding ABC-type nitrate/sulfonate/bicarbonate transport system substrate-binding protein encodes MANKAGFSRRSVMVAAGGVAAMSFLPKTVYAQASMPELTTLRSTSKSWLWAAEDYATAAGFFTEARVKVNSNASNRGTNVAALQGGGVDIVLGDPGEVLRARTQNLQIRTFIATVNRYASHVLLKKDILAKRGVDETSPQNKKVEALKGLKLGTTGPGAAPDALFRYLAASAGLDANKDFQLVPIQGGGPAILAALQQGVIEGFCLSSPTADMAVQKQDCGYLFQMALNPPADMKEVQYIVASAGEATIASKRDALERYARGIALSLRSIKNEPEKFKAWAKDWFEGLEPDTFNLAFSNNGAIYFDDPTPKRALLEKNIAFINTVNQQMGASALPTTLSFETVCDPSIADAAMKGL; translated from the coding sequence ATGGCAAACAAGGCAGGTTTTTCCCGTCGATCGGTCATGGTCGCCGCTGGCGGTGTTGCAGCCATGAGTTTTCTGCCGAAAACGGTCTATGCTCAGGCGTCCATGCCCGAGCTGACGACCCTCCGCTCCACGTCGAAATCATGGCTTTGGGCCGCTGAGGACTATGCGACGGCAGCTGGCTTCTTTACGGAAGCCCGGGTGAAGGTCAATTCCAACGCCTCCAACCGCGGCACCAATGTCGCTGCGCTGCAGGGCGGTGGCGTGGATATCGTCCTGGGGGATCCCGGCGAGGTCCTGCGGGCCCGGACGCAGAACCTGCAAATCCGCACATTCATCGCGACGGTCAATCGTTATGCGAGCCATGTTCTCCTGAAGAAGGACATCCTGGCGAAACGCGGCGTTGACGAGACGTCACCGCAGAACAAGAAGGTCGAAGCGCTGAAGGGACTCAAGCTGGGCACAACCGGGCCAGGTGCCGCGCCTGACGCGCTGTTCCGCTACCTTGCCGCGTCAGCCGGGCTCGATGCGAACAAGGACTTTCAGCTGGTCCCGATCCAGGGTGGTGGGCCTGCAATTCTCGCTGCTCTGCAGCAAGGTGTGATCGAGGGCTTCTGCCTCTCCTCTCCGACTGCCGACATGGCGGTGCAGAAGCAGGACTGCGGCTACCTCTTCCAGATGGCGCTCAACCCGCCCGCGGATATGAAGGAAGTCCAGTATATCGTTGCCTCCGCGGGCGAAGCGACGATTGCGAGCAAGCGGGATGCATTGGAACGCTATGCGCGCGGCATCGCCCTTTCCCTGCGTTCGATCAAGAATGAGCCTGAAAAGTTCAAGGCCTGGGCCAAGGATTGGTTTGAGGGTCTGGAGCCGGACACGTTCAACCTGGCCTTTTCCAACAATGGCGCGATTTACTTCGACGATCCTACGCCAAAGCGCGCTTTGCTCGAGAAGAACATCGCCTTCATCAATACGGTCAACCAGCAGATGGGCGCGTCCGCGCTCCCGACAACTCTGTCCTTTGAAACCGTCTGCGATCCCTCGATAGCGGACGCAGCGATGAAGGGTCTGTAA
- a CDS encoding NitT/TauT family transport system ATP-binding protein: protein MTAAAISIERVDKRYVGRGREVVALDHVSLTIEEGEFVAFVGPSGCGKSTLLNMIAGIIPMTSGTIVHDGRNVTAINRRVGYLTQADSVLPWRTVERNVSLPLEYRGVPVAQRQKRVEEMLALVDLKGFGKAFPKELSGGMRKRVALAQMLAYGPDTLLMDEPFGALDAQLKLVMQQQLLRIWQEQKKTIVFVTHDLAEAIALASRVIVFSGRPGRIKYIEKIDIPYPRDVFKVRFLPEFEAAYDNLWRELSPEIAKGEDL, encoded by the coding sequence ATGACTGCGGCGGCCATCAGCATTGAGCGGGTAGACAAGCGATATGTTGGGCGCGGCCGCGAGGTCGTCGCGCTGGACCATGTCTCGCTTACGATCGAGGAAGGCGAATTCGTCGCCTTCGTCGGCCCGTCCGGTTGCGGCAAATCCACGTTGCTGAACATGATCGCCGGGATCATTCCGATGACCTCGGGCACGATTGTGCATGATGGCCGGAATGTTACCGCGATCAACCGGCGTGTTGGCTATCTGACCCAGGCCGACAGCGTGCTCCCCTGGCGCACCGTCGAACGCAACGTCAGTCTGCCGCTCGAATATCGCGGTGTGCCAGTGGCGCAGCGGCAGAAGCGCGTCGAGGAGATGCTGGCGCTCGTTGACCTCAAGGGATTCGGAAAGGCCTTTCCGAAGGAGCTCTCCGGCGGCATGCGCAAGCGTGTCGCGCTCGCGCAGATGCTGGCCTATGGCCCCGACACGCTGCTGATGGACGAGCCATTCGGGGCCCTTGATGCCCAGCTCAAGTTGGTGATGCAGCAACAGCTGCTTCGCATCTGGCAGGAGCAGAAGAAGACAATCGTCTTTGTGACCCATGATCTGGCTGAGGCGATCGCGCTCGCCTCGCGCGTGATCGTGTTCTCCGGCCGGCCCGGGCGCATCAAGTATATCGAGAAGATCGACATTCCCTATCCGCGTGATGTCTTCAAGGTTCGCTTCCTGCCGGAGTTCGAGGCGGCCTATGATAACCTCTGGCGCGAGCTCTCGCCGGAAATCGCCAAGGGAGAGGACCTGTGA
- a CDS encoding NitT/TauT family transport system permease protein, whose product MQIDEGAAVGTSAPSKAVRDFEAGLMRRKVLVYVCQLAFGVVFLAFWQWASGRLIDPFFVSSPSAVFGKLYTWLLNGELVRHLSITLYATAIGFLIGSAIGFALGLIFGKFAFLAEVLDPYITALYSIPKLALAPLFIIWFGIGIESKIAVSASIVFFVVFLNTFSGVREVNPIYIHATQIMGASQWGVMRTVIIPSATAWVITGLKVSVPYALVGTVIGEFMSANRGIGFIIAQATGLFDTNSVFAGIIILAVVGAIINGLLKVTEGWLLRWRS is encoded by the coding sequence ATGCAGATCGATGAAGGGGCCGCGGTTGGCACGAGTGCTCCGTCGAAAGCGGTGCGTGACTTCGAGGCTGGGCTCATGCGCCGCAAGGTGCTGGTCTATGTATGCCAGCTGGCTTTCGGTGTCGTTTTTCTTGCGTTCTGGCAGTGGGCGTCCGGTCGGTTGATCGATCCCTTCTTCGTGTCCTCGCCAAGCGCTGTCTTCGGCAAGCTCTACACATGGCTCCTGAACGGCGAACTCGTCCGCCATCTTTCGATCACCCTGTATGCGACAGCCATCGGCTTTCTGATCGGCTCGGCGATCGGCTTCGCGCTCGGACTGATTTTCGGCAAGTTCGCTTTCCTCGCGGAGGTGCTCGACCCTTATATCACGGCGCTCTACAGCATTCCGAAGCTCGCGCTGGCACCTCTTTTCATCATCTGGTTCGGCATCGGCATTGAATCGAAGATCGCCGTGTCAGCGTCGATCGTATTCTTCGTTGTCTTCCTCAATACGTTCTCCGGCGTGCGCGAGGTCAACCCCATCTACATCCATGCCACGCAGATCATGGGTGCCTCCCAATGGGGCGTGATGCGCACGGTCATCATTCCGTCGGCGACCGCCTGGGTCATCACCGGGCTCAAGGTTTCCGTCCCCTACGCATTGGTCGGGACGGTCATCGGCGAGTTCATGTCGGCCAATCGCGGCATCGGCTTCATCATCGCCCAGGCGACGGGCCTGTTCGACACGAATTCCGTTTTCGCCGGCATCATCATTCTGGCCGTGGTAGGCGCCATCATCAACGGGCTCTTGAAGGTGACGGAGGGCTGGCTCCTTCGCTGGCGGAGCTGA
- a CDS encoding Alkylhydroperoxidase/carboxymuconolactone decarboxylase family protein YurZ, with amino-acid sequence MSRDTEVSAELRERIEALRRGRGFLLPHHGAMAVAAPDLQDAYFGMYKALTQTDRHLSGFEREAVWFAILIAAKEAIGTHHVELFFNEGGTQAQARLLTRLAAFALGSEAFAFIDRSWASSFPELAGQDAYLADFEALIDESILPAGVSHLAMAGLQAALGRKWGLAAHIRAIYRRDISEDALVEAMSLIMWPVGVNHFLDACGVWVDLMARGEVTPSPRYRAWAETPRQGGHPERG; translated from the coding sequence ATGTCGCGCGACACTGAGGTTTCGGCCGAACTGCGGGAGCGCATCGAGGCGTTGCGACGGGGACGCGGTTTTCTTCTGCCGCATCACGGGGCTATGGCTGTCGCCGCGCCGGATCTGCAGGATGCCTATTTCGGCATGTACAAGGCGCTGACGCAGACCGACAGGCATCTGTCGGGCTTCGAGCGTGAGGCGGTCTGGTTCGCCATCCTCATCGCGGCGAAGGAAGCGATTGGAACCCACCATGTCGAGCTCTTCTTCAACGAGGGCGGTACGCAGGCTCAGGCGCGCCTGCTGACGCGGCTCGCTGCGTTCGCGCTGGGTTCCGAGGCTTTCGCCTTCATTGACCGGAGTTGGGCGTCTTCCTTCCCGGAACTCGCAGGACAGGACGCCTATCTCGCGGATTTCGAGGCGCTGATCGATGAAAGCATCCTGCCGGCTGGAGTCAGCCACCTCGCCATGGCGGGTTTGCAAGCTGCGCTCGGGCGCAAATGGGGCCTCGCCGCCCATATCCGGGCGATCTATCGGCGGGATATTTCCGAGGATGCGCTCGTCGAGGCCATGAGCCTCATCATGTGGCCCGTCGGCGTGAACCATTTCCTCGATGCCTGCGGTGTCTGGGTAGACCTGATGGCTCGCGGCGAGGTCACGCCGTCGCCGCGCTACCGAGCCTGGGCGGAAACCCCGCGCCAGGGCGGACATCCCGAACGCGGATGA
- a CDS encoding conserved membrane hypothetical protein (Evidence 4 : Unknown function but conserved in other organisms) has product MLAAKDPQLILPRFDRDQGARQNYRDIPFVFVAMLWLGVLFGVSFLATPVKFRAPSLDLPVALDVGRVTFALLSKTEWVFCAILFVTTLLTLRSRKGRLVVVALLTLVLLVQALWLLPILDARVSQIMAGMMVPNTSHHILYIVAEALKVLLLLGLSIEALWALAGPGKIQRCA; this is encoded by the coding sequence ATGCTTGCGGCGAAGGATCCTCAGTTGATCTTGCCTCGCTTTGATCGCGATCAAGGCGCTCGGCAAAATTATAGAGACATTCCATTTGTCTTTGTCGCCATGCTCTGGCTAGGAGTGCTGTTCGGCGTATCGTTTCTGGCAACACCCGTGAAGTTTCGGGCGCCATCGCTGGATTTGCCGGTGGCGCTCGATGTGGGTCGCGTCACCTTCGCGTTGCTCTCGAAAACTGAGTGGGTCTTTTGCGCCATATTGTTTGTCACAACGCTCCTTACGCTGCGGTCGCGCAAGGGACGGCTCGTCGTCGTCGCCTTGCTCACGCTCGTGCTGCTCGTGCAGGCCTTGTGGCTGCTGCCAATCCTCGATGCGCGCGTCAGCCAGATCATGGCAGGAATGATGGTGCCAAACACCAGTCATCATATCCTCTACATTGTCGCGGAGGCCTTGAAGGTCCTATTGCTGCTTGGGCTTTCAATAGAGGCGTTGTGGGCGCTCGCCGGGCCGGGGAAGATCCAGCGATGCGCATGA